Proteins found in one Magnolia sinica isolate HGM2019 chromosome 5, MsV1, whole genome shotgun sequence genomic segment:
- the LOC131245825 gene encoding vesicle-associated membrane protein 721, translated as MGQQSLIYSFVARGTVILAEFTEFTGNFTSIAAQCLQKLPASNNKFTYNCDSHTFNYLVEDGFTYCVVAVESAGRQIPIAFLERVKDDFNKKYGGGKAATAVANSLNKEFGSKLKEHMQYCVDHPEEISKLAKVKAQVSEVKGVMMENIEKVLDRGEKIELLVDKTENLRSQAQDFRQQGTKMRRKMWLQNMKIKLIVLGIIIALILIIILSVCHGFKC; from the exons ATGGGCCAGCAGTCGTTGATCTACAGTTTCGTTGCCCGAGGGACGGTGATCCTGGCCGAGTTCACCGAATTCACGGGAAATTTCACGAGCATCGCTGCTCAATGCCTTCAGAAACTCCCCGCCTCCAACAACAAGTTCACCTACAACTGCGACTCCCACACCTTCAATTACCTCGTTGAAGACGGTTTCA CCTACTGTGTAGTTGCAGTTGAGTCAGCTGGCAGACAAATTCCTATTGCCTTCCTGGAGCGGGTTAAGGATGATTTCAACAAGAAGTATGGAGGAGGAAAAGCTGCCACTGCTGTTGCTAACAGCCTCAACAAGGAGTTTGG GTCCAAACTGAAAGAGCACATGCAGTATTGTGTGGACCATCCAGAGGAGATCAGCAAGCTTGCAAAGGTGAAAGCTCAGGTTTCGGAAGTTAAAGGAGTTATGATGGAAAATATTGAAAAA GTTCTGGACCGTGGTGAGAAGATTGAGCTTCTGGTAGACAAAACAGAGAACCTCCGCTCACAG GCACAAGATTTCCGGCAACAAGGTACAAAGATGAGAAGGAAGATGTGGCTACAGAACATGAAGATAAAGCTGATCGTCTTGGGTATCATCATTGCATTGATTCTCATTATTATCTTGTCTGTTTGCCATGGTTTCAAATGTTGA